In Vibrio coralliilyticus, the following are encoded in one genomic region:
- a CDS encoding acetyl-CoA C-acetyltransferase: MEKVYIVAAKRTPIGAFGGTLKDIAAGNLGSIAIKAALEQGKVSPEQVDEVIVGNVVGAGQGMGIGRQAAIYAGIPETVPAYTLNMVCGSGMKTVMDAVSHIRSGDASVVVAAGVEVMSQIPFIVPSNIRDGHKMGNMNLTDLLINDGLTDVFNQYHMGKTAENVAREVGISREQQDEYALASQMKAVAAIEAGKFVDEIVAVDVKKRKETIVFDTDEYPKASATLSGLAKLRPAFDKEGTVTAGNSSGINDGASAIIVASESAVQQHGLEPIAEIVSYAQSGLDPQIMGLGPVEAVTQALSKADITTDDIHVYELNEAFAAQALGVIHKLAQEHDVSVSSILDKANVNGGAIALGHPLGASGNRILVSLVHELNRSNGTYGVASLCVGGGMGTAVVIKSIA; this comes from the coding sequence ATGGAAAAAGTTTATATTGTTGCCGCAAAACGCACACCAATCGGTGCATTTGGTGGAACATTAAAAGACATTGCAGCAGGAAACCTAGGTTCAATTGCTATTAAGGCTGCATTGGAACAAGGGAAGGTAAGCCCTGAACAAGTTGATGAAGTGATTGTCGGCAACGTGGTTGGTGCAGGGCAAGGCATGGGAATTGGTCGTCAGGCCGCCATCTATGCTGGAATCCCTGAGACTGTGCCTGCCTATACACTGAATATGGTATGTGGCAGTGGCATGAAAACCGTCATGGACGCGGTCAGCCACATTCGCTCCGGTGATGCATCTGTCGTCGTCGCCGCTGGCGTAGAGGTGATGTCTCAAATTCCTTTCATTGTGCCTAGCAACATTCGCGACGGCCACAAGATGGGCAACATGAATCTAACGGATCTGCTCATCAACGATGGCTTAACTGATGTATTTAACCAATACCACATGGGTAAAACGGCTGAAAATGTTGCGCGAGAAGTGGGCATTAGCCGTGAGCAGCAAGATGAATATGCTCTGGCTAGCCAAATGAAAGCAGTGGCTGCGATTGAAGCTGGCAAATTCGTTGATGAAATTGTTGCTGTGGATGTGAAAAAACGCAAAGAAACCATTGTGTTCGATACCGACGAGTACCCTAAAGCAAGTGCTACGCTAAGTGGTTTAGCAAAATTGCGCCCAGCATTCGATAAAGAAGGGACGGTAACGGCTGGGAATTCTTCTGGTATCAATGACGGTGCGAGTGCCATTATCGTTGCGAGCGAGAGTGCGGTTCAACAACATGGCTTAGAACCCATTGCTGAAATAGTTAGCTACGCGCAGTCCGGTTTAGACCCGCAGATCATGGGATTGGGGCCTGTTGAAGCTGTGACGCAAGCTTTGAGTAAAGCGGATATTACCACAGACGATATACATGTTTATGAGTTGAACGAAGCGTTTGCCGCTCAAGCGCTTGGTGTTATCCATAAACTCGCACAAGAGCACGATGTATCTGTTTCTTCAATTTTAGATAAAGCCAACGTAAATGGTGGTGCAATTGCTCTTGGCCACCCTCTGGGTGCATCAGGTAACCGTATTTTGGTTTCTCTTGTACACGAGCTTAACCGAAGTAATGGGACTTATGGTGTCGCTTCGCTATGTGTTGGTGGCGGTATGGGAACGGCCGTCGTTATTAAATCAATCGCTTAA
- a CDS encoding MFS transporter, producing MNRNVWILSLCQALLMTGNILLISVIGLVGKEIAPIESMITLPVALQFLGLMSATIPASLIMGRFGRRKGFSLGNLVGITGASVSTYALYSEQFYLFCFGTFLLGIGIGFGTLYRFAAIEVCKENARHQAISISMAGGVLAAILGPNLAVYSQQMTGDSLYVGAFMSLIVLNIIALFLLQTIEFPSHQLSKTKDSPDSIRQIIKAPNFMLAVFAAMVAYAVMNILMTATPLAMIGCGFDFEKAAGVIEWHVLGMFVPAFFTGKLIEKYGARQMILTGAILFVLCVAINIHGQSIWHFSLALVLLGVGWNFMFIAATSLFSQSYETHNKSKAQAFNEFFVFSCVTMTALLSGWLEATVGWESLNIYVLPFVLAVITLFGINVFRVRRVAA from the coding sequence GTGAACAGAAACGTTTGGATTCTCTCACTGTGTCAAGCATTGTTGATGACAGGAAACATTCTCCTGATATCTGTGATCGGACTAGTAGGTAAGGAAATAGCACCGATTGAAAGTATGATTACTTTGCCTGTAGCTCTGCAATTTCTTGGCTTGATGAGTGCCACTATTCCAGCCTCTTTGATCATGGGGAGGTTCGGTAGGCGAAAAGGCTTTAGCTTAGGGAATCTAGTGGGCATTACGGGGGCGTCTGTTTCGACATACGCTCTGTATAGTGAGCAGTTTTATTTGTTTTGTTTCGGCACTTTTCTATTAGGTATTGGTATCGGCTTTGGGACTTTATACCGCTTTGCAGCCATAGAAGTTTGTAAGGAAAATGCACGGCATCAAGCAATCTCAATATCTATGGCTGGTGGTGTACTGGCTGCTATTCTTGGGCCAAACCTTGCTGTTTACTCACAGCAGATGACAGGTGATTCACTTTATGTCGGGGCGTTTATGTCTCTCATTGTACTTAACATCATCGCATTATTCCTGTTGCAAACTATTGAATTTCCAAGTCATCAGCTAAGTAAAACAAAAGATAGCCCAGATTCGATCAGGCAAATCATTAAAGCACCTAACTTCATGTTAGCTGTATTTGCTGCCATGGTGGCTTATGCGGTAATGAATATTTTGATGACAGCAACGCCTTTAGCAATGATTGGTTGTGGCTTCGATTTTGAGAAAGCCGCAGGGGTTATTGAATGGCACGTTTTGGGTATGTTTGTTCCAGCATTTTTCACCGGTAAACTGATTGAGAAATATGGCGCAAGGCAGATGATCCTCACTGGCGCTATCTTATTTGTACTGTGTGTAGCAATCAATATCCACGGACAATCTATCTGGCATTTTTCATTGGCTCTTGTTTTACTCGGCGTTGGATGGAACTTTATGTTTATTGCTGCTACGAGTTTGTTCAGTCAGTCTTATGAGACACATAACAAATCTAAGGCTCAGGCATTTAACGAGTTTTTTGTCTTTAGCTGTGTGACAATGACTGCATTATTGTCTGGTTGGTTAGAGGCGACAGTGGGGTGGGAGAGCTTAAATATCTATGTACTTCCATTTGTACTTGCCGTAATTACTTTGTTCGGCATTAATGTCTTCAGAGTGAGGCGTGTAGCGGCTTAG
- a CDS encoding aspartate/glutamate racemase family protein translates to MKTIGIIGGMSWESTVSYYKQINQATKAEKGGLHSAKLILNSVDFAEIEVLQHKGEWEKTAVILSNAAQSLEKAGVDFVLIATNTMHKVASQVEEAISIPLLHIADTTGQVLVEQGINKVGLLGTAFTMEQSFYKQRLTDKFGIEVIVPNGVQRRLIHDVIYDELCLGTLSVRSKQDFKTVIEDLGEQGAQGVILGCTEIGLLISEDDTEVPLFDTAEIHANAAVKEALK, encoded by the coding sequence ATGAAAACAATTGGTATTATTGGTGGTATGAGCTGGGAGTCAACAGTCAGCTACTACAAGCAGATTAACCAAGCAACCAAAGCTGAGAAAGGGGGCTTGCATTCTGCAAAGTTGATTCTAAATAGCGTCGATTTTGCGGAGATTGAAGTTTTGCAACATAAAGGCGAATGGGAGAAAACAGCGGTTATTCTGAGTAATGCTGCCCAGTCCCTAGAAAAAGCAGGTGTGGACTTTGTGCTTATTGCAACCAATACAATGCATAAAGTAGCCAGTCAGGTAGAAGAGGCGATCTCTATTCCATTACTACATATTGCTGATACAACAGGTCAAGTATTGGTTGAACAAGGAATCAATAAAGTTGGCTTACTTGGTACTGCATTTACCATGGAACAATCATTTTACAAACAACGTTTGACGGATAAATTTGGGATTGAGGTTATTGTTCCGAATGGTGTTCAGCGCCGACTTATACATGACGTCATCTATGATGAACTGTGTCTTGGTACCCTGAGCGTAAGATCAAAACAGGACTTTAAAACGGTCATAGAAGATTTAGGTGAGCAAGGTGCACAGGGGGTGATTCTCGGATGTACTGAGATAGGCTTACTCATTAGCGAGGACGACACGGAAGTTCCTTTATTCGATACTGCAGAGATACACGCAAATGCAGCGGTTAAAGAGGCATTAAAGTGA
- the phaC gene encoding class I poly(R)-hydroxyalkanoic acid synthase, protein MYQHFFSDYLVKLQETNQQWWEDLELSRAAVNSPLNKAMQEVNFEDTTKLFESAANQPATMLKIQADWWQQQLQIWQNVVLAQNNTSVVEAEKGDKRFSNEEWQNDVFYNFIKQSYLLFSKTYLQTIDSIEGLDEKAKERISFFSRQAINAMSPSNFIATNPELLKLTLEQNGENLLAGLEQLKEDAESSADILKIRMTNNNAFRLGDDVANTAGEVVYRNELFELIQYRPMTEKVYATPLLIVPPFINKYYILDLRQKNSMVRWLLEQGHSVFMMSWRNPGKAQSHVEFGDYVTDGVVKAVSAIEDITGQEQINAAGYCIGGTVLASTIAYYAAKRMKKRIKSATFFTTLLDFSQPGEVGAYINDTIVSAIEAQNNAKGYMDGRSLSVTFSLLRENSLYWNYYVDNYLKGQSPVDFDLLYWNSDSTNVSSTCHNFMLRELYLNNKLVQDKGVKIGGVWIDLNKIKIPSYFVSTKEDHIALWQGTYRGALNVGGNKTFVLGESGHIAGIVNHPSKNKYGFWTNDSLDESADEWLSNAQHTEGSWWTHWHQWLLGFSPEEQVEPFNTGNEQFPVLGPAPGDYVKQVLPVKEEVTS, encoded by the coding sequence ATGTATCAACACTTCTTTTCGGACTACCTTGTGAAGCTTCAGGAAACCAATCAACAATGGTGGGAAGATCTAGAACTAAGCAGGGCAGCCGTTAATTCCCCTCTAAACAAAGCCATGCAAGAAGTCAATTTCGAAGATACAACGAAACTCTTCGAAAGTGCAGCTAACCAACCAGCTACTATGTTGAAAATCCAAGCTGATTGGTGGCAACAGCAACTGCAAATCTGGCAAAATGTCGTTTTGGCACAAAACAACACATCTGTTGTTGAAGCGGAAAAAGGAGATAAACGCTTCTCCAATGAAGAATGGCAAAACGATGTGTTTTATAACTTCATCAAACAGTCATACTTACTTTTCAGTAAAACTTACCTACAAACTATCGATAGCATTGAAGGCTTAGATGAAAAAGCGAAAGAGCGCATTAGCTTCTTTTCTCGGCAAGCAATCAATGCGATGTCTCCTAGTAACTTTATCGCGACTAACCCGGAGCTATTGAAACTGACTCTGGAGCAAAATGGTGAAAACCTTCTTGCAGGCTTAGAACAACTGAAAGAAGACGCAGAGTCGAGTGCTGATATCTTAAAGATTCGCATGACGAACAATAACGCGTTTCGTTTAGGTGATGATGTTGCTAATACGGCAGGTGAAGTCGTTTATCGTAATGAACTGTTTGAGTTAATTCAGTATCGTCCGATGACGGAAAAAGTGTATGCAACACCACTTTTAATCGTGCCGCCATTTATCAACAAATATTACATCCTTGATTTACGCCAGAAAAACTCAATGGTTCGTTGGCTGCTTGAACAGGGACACTCGGTATTTATGATGTCGTGGCGTAACCCTGGTAAGGCACAAAGCCATGTTGAGTTTGGCGACTACGTGACGGATGGTGTGGTCAAGGCAGTATCTGCGATTGAAGATATTACCGGACAAGAGCAGATTAACGCAGCGGGTTACTGCATTGGTGGCACTGTATTGGCAAGTACTATTGCTTACTATGCTGCGAAGCGAATGAAAAAACGTATTAAGAGTGCAACCTTCTTCACTACATTGCTCGACTTCTCGCAACCTGGAGAGGTAGGTGCATACATCAACGATACGATTGTCAGTGCCATTGAAGCGCAGAATAACGCTAAGGGCTATATGGATGGCCGCTCTTTGAGCGTGACTTTCAGCCTGCTTCGTGAAAATAGCCTCTACTGGAATTACTATGTAGACAACTATCTTAAAGGCCAAAGCCCAGTAGATTTTGATCTGTTGTACTGGAACAGTGATAGCACCAATGTCAGTTCAACCTGTCACAACTTTATGCTTCGTGAACTGTATTTGAACAATAAATTGGTACAGGACAAGGGTGTCAAGATTGGTGGTGTATGGATCGATCTCAATAAGATTAAGATTCCAAGCTACTTTGTATCCACTAAAGAAGATCATATTGCCTTGTGGCAGGGTACGTATCGCGGTGCTTTGAACGTTGGTGGTAATAAAACGTTCGTTTTAGGTGAGTCTGGCCACATTGCGGGTATCGTCAATCATCCATCTAAGAATAAATACGGTTTTTGGACCAATGACAGCTTAGATGAAAGCGCGGATGAATGGTTAAGTAATGCGCAGCACACTGAAGGATCGTGGTGGACGCATTGGCATCAATGGCTATTAGGCTTTAGCCCAGAAGAGCAAGTGGAGCCGTTTAATACAGGCAACGAGCAGTTCCCTGTACTTGGCCCTGCTCCTGGTGACTATGTCAAGCAAGTGCTCCCCGTCAAAGAAGAAGTTACCAGCTAA
- a CDS encoding SGNH/GDSL hydrolase family protein, with protein MMNKTLILASCILATPTVFADNLPMTPEAVTASYASEVQDTQTYTYVRCWYRPAQNHDDPSTDWEWARDDNGDYYTIDGYWWSSVSFKNMFYTNASQTEIENRCKETLDVHHDSADLLYYASDNRFSYNHSIWTNDNALNNRINRIIAFGDSLSDTGNLYNGSQWVFPNRNSWFLGHFSNGFVWTEYLAQAKGVPLYNWAVGGAAGTNQYVALTGIYDQVTSYLTYMKMAKNYNPENSLMTLEFGLNDFMNYGREVADVKADLSSALIRLTESGASNILLFTLPDATKAPQFKYSNQEEIDTVQAKILEFNDFIEEQARLYQDKGLNVVLYDAHDIFDKITSNPKQHGFENSTDACLNLNRSSSIDYLYSHELTNDCAYHSSDKYVFWGVTHPTTATHKYIADQIIATKLDQFNF; from the coding sequence ATTATGAATAAAACGTTGATTTTAGCTAGCTGCATTTTGGCAACACCTACCGTTTTTGCAGATAACTTACCAATGACACCAGAAGCTGTAACCGCAAGTTATGCTTCTGAAGTACAGGACACACAAACATACACTTATGTCCGGTGCTGGTACCGCCCTGCACAAAATCATGACGACCCTTCCACTGACTGGGAGTGGGCGCGTGATGATAACGGTGACTACTACACCATCGATGGGTATTGGTGGTCATCGGTTTCATTCAAGAACATGTTCTATACCAACGCCTCTCAAACAGAGATAGAAAACCGCTGTAAAGAGACACTTGATGTTCATCATGACAGTGCCGATCTTCTTTACTATGCCTCGGATAATCGTTTCTCATACAACCATAGTATTTGGACAAACGACAACGCTCTCAACAACAGAATCAATCGTATCATTGCTTTTGGAGATAGTTTGTCGGATACAGGTAACCTATACAATGGTTCCCAATGGGTATTTCCTAACCGCAACTCTTGGTTTCTTGGCCATTTCTCGAATGGCTTTGTATGGACTGAATACTTAGCCCAGGCAAAAGGGGTCCCGCTGTACAACTGGGCAGTGGGTGGCGCTGCGGGCACCAACCAATATGTAGCCTTGACAGGGATTTATGATCAAGTTACGTCTTACTTAACCTATATGAAGATGGCAAAAAACTACAACCCTGAGAACAGTTTAATGACTCTTGAGTTTGGCCTAAATGACTTTATGAACTATGGCCGAGAAGTGGCCGATGTTAAAGCAGATTTGAGCAGCGCATTGATTCGGTTAACGGAATCTGGAGCAAGTAACATTTTGCTTTTCACCTTACCCGACGCAACTAAAGCTCCACAATTCAAGTATTCAAACCAAGAAGAAATTGATACCGTTCAAGCCAAGATTCTTGAGTTCAATGACTTTATTGAAGAGCAAGCAAGGTTATATCAAGATAAAGGGCTAAACGTGGTTCTGTATGACGCCCACGATATCTTCGATAAAATCACATCCAACCCTAAGCAGCATGGTTTTGAGAACTCAACGGATGCGTGTTTGAACCTCAATCGCAGTTCTTCTATTGACTACTTATACAGCCATGAGTTAACCAATGACTGTGCCTATCATAGCTCTGATAAGTACGTGTTCTGGGGTGTCACTCACCCGACAACAGCAACGCATAAATATATTGCCGATCAAATCATTGCGACGAAGTTAGATCAATTCAACTTCTAG
- a CDS encoding SDR family oxidoreductase, with amino-acid sequence MKKVALITGSKGGIGSAISSQLVNDGYRVIATYFTGNYQCALDWFNDKEFNEDQVRLFELDVTNTEQCAERLALLLEEEGTIDVVVNNAGITRDGVFKKMTASAWKDVIETNLNSLFNVTQPLFAAMCEKGNGRVINISSVNGLKGQFGQTNYSAAKAGMIGFSKALAAEGARSGVTVNVVAPGYTGTPMVEQMKPEVLESIKAQIPMKRLATPEEIAKSVSFLVSDAGAYITGETLSVNGGLYMH; translated from the coding sequence ATGAAAAAAGTCGCTTTGATCACGGGATCAAAAGGCGGAATTGGTTCTGCAATTTCTTCTCAACTAGTGAACGATGGCTATCGTGTAATCGCTACCTATTTTACTGGTAACTATCAGTGCGCTCTGGATTGGTTTAACGACAAAGAATTCAACGAAGATCAAGTCCGCTTGTTTGAGTTGGATGTCACAAACACTGAACAATGTGCTGAACGTTTGGCTTTGCTATTAGAGGAAGAAGGCACCATCGATGTTGTTGTGAATAATGCAGGTATTACTCGTGATGGTGTGTTCAAGAAAATGACCGCATCAGCTTGGAAAGATGTCATCGAAACAAATCTCAATAGCTTGTTTAATGTTACGCAACCCTTGTTTGCTGCGATGTGTGAAAAAGGCAATGGGCGAGTCATTAATATCTCTTCAGTCAATGGTCTCAAAGGCCAGTTTGGTCAGACAAACTACTCTGCAGCGAAAGCCGGTATGATCGGTTTTTCTAAAGCGCTTGCAGCGGAAGGGGCAAGAAGTGGTGTCACTGTTAACGTGGTTGCTCCAGGCTACACGGGCACGCCAATGGTGGAGCAAATGAAGCCAGAAGTGCTGGAGTCGATTAAAGCTCAGATTCCGATGAAGCGTCTTGCTACACCAGAAGAGATCGCTAAGTCTGTATCATTTCTTGTCAGCGATGCGGGTGCATATATTACGGGTGAGACATTGTCCGTAAACGGCGGCTTATACATGCATTAA
- a CDS encoding phasin family protein, translating to MYTDFFKSFTDQTEKSLEPYVKFNKLVTKNVEVLTELQLNAIRTYSEMGLTQMKAASEIKDVTSLTAFNSQQLSVLTKLSQQMMDDSNKLQSIAKEFKDDVDQLTTENLKTVTPA from the coding sequence ATGTACACTGATTTTTTCAAATCTTTCACAGACCAAACTGAAAAAAGCCTAGAGCCCTACGTAAAATTCAACAAACTTGTGACTAAGAACGTAGAAGTGTTAACAGAGCTTCAGCTAAATGCTATCCGTACTTACAGCGAAATGGGCCTAACTCAAATGAAAGCGGCAAGTGAGATTAAAGATGTCACTTCTCTGACTGCATTCAACAGCCAGCAGCTTTCTGTACTTACAAAGCTCTCTCAGCAAATGATGGATGACAGCAACAAGCTACAATCTATCGCTAAAGAGTTCAAAGATGATGTTGATCAGCTTACTACGGAAAACCTTAAGACAGTGACTCCCGCATAG
- a CDS encoding immune inhibitor A domain-containing protein, whose amino-acid sequence MSPMRKTLLATAVLTLFSVSGHAKTPIDLGVMNEEKIIEMLVRKGVLDKNSSVEEQKNALDNYLNTKLNGGFKGDAQFGKKALEQRAKILKSIEAKKGHHKAHVFAFDLSQKRTDKVLALLVDFPDLPWDENRLTSEHTEMLYDSYKPEHYQNLLFSGAGYLGPNGENLISMRQYYESESGESYSVAGQAAGWYRASKNASFYGGNSPTTDNDLNAQELVREALNQLAQDPSINLADYDIEDRYDYDGDGNFREPDGVIDHLMVFHSSVGEEAGGGVLGDDAIWSHRYNLGKYHVLEGTSSTVPGRFDGKYAAFDYTIQPIDAAAGVCAHEYGHDLGLPDEYDTQYTGKGEPVSYWSIMSSGSWAGKIGGTQPTAFSSWAKQFLQESIGGKWIANQTISADALSSKGEEITLYQTIDNDKQNMVRIDLPVKRTEGHKPFAGNYSFHSGKGDDLKNKMSRQLTLPEGNSVKLTFKAWYQIEKDYDYARVLINGQQIEGNITTMDDPYNTGLVPAIAGESDGWIDAEFDLSQWAGQTIELSFDYVTDGGLAMEGLHLDNISIVADGNTTLIDDAEDQSSFTFDGYRLNDGFNEAAHYYLLQWRSHNDVDEGLNNIKRFGKLMSFEPGLIVWYVDESMTDNWVGKHPGEGWLGVVDADQNAMIWANSGTAAQTRYQVRDAAFSLNDQKPMRLENSDGDVLEDVSLIGNAYFADNQDYSNPQAPDAGRLLTEHGVQIEVINQATDNTYGVIKVSKAEAPNQPPVAAFTLSIDGLKVTATNTSSDSDGSIVAYDWDFGNGESSNESTPTWTYLNDGSYTVSLTVTDDRGDQHTTTETITVEADNLLPTASARYIHLGRWVTMWSTSSDPDGRIVDTEWVLPNGKVKRGRIFTSIFPSYGKQEVRLTVMDNNGDKVTKIITVDL is encoded by the coding sequence ATGAGTCCTATGAGGAAAACACTGCTGGCAACAGCGGTGCTGACCCTTTTTAGTGTCAGTGGTCACGCCAAAACACCTATAGATTTAGGTGTGATGAACGAAGAAAAAATTATCGAGATGCTCGTTAGAAAAGGGGTTCTTGATAAAAATTCGTCGGTAGAAGAGCAAAAAAACGCCCTTGATAACTACTTAAACACAAAGCTTAATGGAGGCTTCAAAGGAGACGCTCAATTCGGCAAGAAAGCGCTGGAGCAGCGAGCTAAGATCCTAAAGTCTATCGAAGCAAAGAAAGGTCACCATAAAGCACATGTGTTTGCTTTTGATTTATCACAAAAGCGTACAGACAAAGTCCTTGCCCTACTCGTCGACTTCCCTGACTTACCTTGGGATGAAAACCGACTGACCTCCGAGCATACCGAGATGCTCTACGATAGTTACAAACCCGAACACTACCAGAACCTACTCTTCTCAGGTGCAGGCTATCTTGGCCCGAATGGAGAAAACCTCATCTCCATGCGTCAATATTACGAAAGTGAGTCAGGTGAAAGCTATAGCGTAGCTGGTCAAGCGGCTGGCTGGTACCGAGCGTCGAAGAACGCGTCTTTCTACGGGGGTAACTCTCCTACAACGGACAATGATCTCAATGCTCAAGAGTTAGTACGTGAAGCCTTAAACCAGTTAGCACAAGATCCAAGTATTAATCTGGCCGACTACGATATTGAAGATCGTTATGATTACGATGGTGACGGCAACTTCCGTGAGCCTGATGGCGTCATTGACCACCTGATGGTATTCCACTCTTCGGTGGGTGAGGAAGCCGGTGGTGGTGTCTTAGGTGATGATGCAATTTGGTCTCACCGCTATAATTTAGGTAAGTATCATGTGCTTGAAGGTACGTCTAGCACCGTCCCTGGGCGTTTCGACGGTAAATATGCCGCATTTGATTACACTATCCAACCTATTGATGCCGCAGCAGGTGTCTGTGCTCACGAATATGGGCACGATCTCGGCCTTCCAGATGAGTACGACACTCAGTACACAGGTAAAGGTGAACCCGTCTCTTACTGGTCTATCATGTCTTCAGGTAGCTGGGCAGGAAAAATTGGGGGCACACAACCAACCGCATTCAGCTCGTGGGCAAAACAATTTTTACAAGAATCCATTGGCGGTAAATGGATTGCTAACCAAACCATCTCTGCAGATGCTCTATCGAGCAAAGGTGAAGAGATTACGCTGTATCAGACGATCGACAATGACAAGCAAAACATGGTTCGCATTGACTTACCAGTCAAACGAACTGAAGGTCACAAACCGTTCGCGGGCAATTATAGCTTCCATTCAGGTAAAGGCGATGACCTAAAGAACAAGATGTCTCGTCAACTGACTCTACCAGAAGGCAACAGCGTCAAGCTGACGTTTAAAGCTTGGTATCAGATCGAAAAAGACTATGACTACGCTCGAGTGCTTATCAACGGTCAGCAGATCGAAGGTAACATAACAACCATGGATGACCCATACAACACAGGTCTTGTTCCAGCCATCGCTGGCGAATCTGACGGTTGGATTGATGCCGAGTTCGATCTATCTCAGTGGGCAGGTCAAACCATTGAACTGAGTTTCGATTATGTGACCGATGGCGGCTTAGCTATGGAAGGTCTTCACCTCGATAATATTTCCATTGTGGCTGACGGTAACACAACTCTGATCGATGATGCGGAAGATCAATCTAGTTTTACATTCGATGGTTATCGGTTAAATGATGGCTTCAATGAAGCTGCTCATTACTACTTACTGCAATGGCGTAGTCACAACGATGTCGATGAAGGTTTGAACAACATCAAACGCTTTGGCAAGCTGATGTCATTCGAGCCAGGGCTGATCGTTTGGTATGTAGATGAATCCATGACGGATAACTGGGTAGGTAAACACCCTGGTGAAGGTTGGCTAGGTGTTGTCGATGCTGATCAAAACGCCATGATTTGGGCAAATTCAGGAACAGCAGCGCAAACACGATACCAAGTTCGTGATGCAGCTTTCTCTTTAAATGACCAGAAACCAATGCGTCTGGAGAACAGCGACGGTGATGTACTTGAAGATGTGAGCCTGATTGGTAATGCCTATTTCGCTGACAACCAAGACTACTCAAACCCTCAAGCACCAGATGCAGGCCGACTTCTCACTGAACACGGTGTTCAAATTGAAGTGATCAACCAAGCTACAGACAACACTTACGGTGTAATCAAAGTATCGAAAGCAGAAGCGCCTAATCAGCCGCCGGTTGCTGCATTTACGCTGTCTATTGATGGTTTGAAGGTTACTGCAACCAACACGAGTTCAGACAGCGATGGCTCTATTGTCGCTTACGACTGGGATTTTGGTAACGGTGAGTCGAGCAATGAGAGTACTCCTACATGGACTTACCTCAATGACGGCAGTTATACAGTATCTTTAACAGTGACGGATGATCGTGGTGACCAGCACACAACGACAGAAACCATTACAGTAGAAGCTGACAACCTACTCCCAACCGCCAGTGCACGCTACATACACCTTGGTCGCTGGGTCACTATGTGGTCAACAAGCTCAGATCCAGATGGCCGCATCGTTGATACTGAATGGGTTCTACCAAACGGAAAAGTGAAACGTGGACGCATATTTACTTCTATCTTCCCGAGCTACGGTAAGCAAGAAGTCCGCTTGACCGTCATGGACAACAACGGTGATAAAGTCACTAAAATCATAACTGTCGATCTATAA
- a CDS encoding TetR/AcrR family transcriptional regulator: MLEKKQGRRSAQDAEQTKCDIMKVATELFCELGYERVSLRNISEKAGVSHSLIRHHFGSKEKIWHAISDRLHSYIEAYIHTIVNNMPKGISPNIKLYLFSVQLLAHLLTFKQPIQLIADAVRQEDTLFDYFIDHSGELEALVNRIADDYNQAFPNTPIKIWEIKWQMIMFAHGAASLEPFMRETWRDETEDYSQCLLKHWNMFNQMMACRFQVPQTDMLTPDKVEELVFDLTCER; encoded by the coding sequence ATGCTAGAAAAAAAACAAGGCCGCCGTAGCGCCCAAGATGCCGAGCAGACGAAGTGCGATATCATGAAGGTTGCGACTGAACTATTTTGCGAGCTTGGTTATGAACGTGTATCACTACGTAATATCAGTGAAAAAGCTGGAGTTTCACACAGTTTGATTCGTCATCACTTTGGTAGCAAAGAAAAAATCTGGCACGCAATCAGTGACCGATTACATAGCTATATAGAGGCTTATATTCATACCATCGTCAATAATATGCCCAAGGGTATAAGTCCGAACATAAAGCTGTACTTGTTTTCTGTTCAGCTTCTCGCCCATCTATTGACCTTCAAGCAACCAATACAACTTATCGCCGATGCCGTACGCCAAGAAGATACACTTTTTGACTACTTCATTGACCATTCAGGCGAGCTGGAAGCGTTAGTCAACCGCATTGCTGATGACTATAATCAAGCATTCCCCAACACTCCGATAAAAATCTGGGAAATCAAATGGCAAATGATTATGTTTGCACACGGGGCAGCTAGCCTCGAACCATTCATGCGAGAAACCTGGAGGGATGAAACCGAGGACTATTCACAGTGCTTACTCAAGCATTGGAATATGTTCAATCAGATGATGGCATGTCGCTTTCAAGTTCCACAAACAGATATGCTTACACCAGATAAAGTTGAAGAGTTAGTCTTTGATCTAACTTGTGAGCGATAA